The Deltaproteobacteria bacterium genome segment CGGAACGGCAGGCAATGGGGAGGAGGCGCTGAAGGCCATTCAACACGAAAAACCCGATGTCATTACCATGGATATCATTATGCCCAAAATGGATGGCTTTGAAACCACCCGGACCATCATGGAAACAAACCCCATCCCGATCATTATCGTGACCGGCAGCTTCAACATCCGGGAGGTGGGAATTTCTTTCAAAGCCACGGAAGTAGGGGCTTTGACGATCATACAAAAACCGAGAGGGATCGGCCATCCGAGTCATGCCAAAGACGCCAGAGAGCTGATCCGTATGGTTAAGCTGATGTCGGAAGTGAAAGTGATCAGGAGGTGGCCCGACAAACATAGAAAAACGCCGGCCCTGAGAAGGGTCATCGAGAACGGGGAAAAAATCGATGAAATCAAGCTGGTTGCCATCGGCGCCTCGACCGGAGGCCCTCCGGTCATCCGGCAAATTCTCTCCGGATTGCCTAAGAGTTTTCCCTGGCCCGTTTTAATCGTGCAGCACATAGCAGAAGGTTTTATTGATGGATTTGCAGACTGGTTGAATCAGTCTTCGTCCCTCCCGATTCATCTGGCCGCCCATAATGCCCAACCCATGGCCGGCCACGCCTATCTGGCCCCGGATGGAAGGCAGATGCAGGTGGTGATGAATGGACGGATCGCCCTGATCGATGATCCTCCTGAAAACGGTTTGCGACCTTCCGTCTCGTACCTTTTCCGCTCGGTGGCCCATGTTTATGGCCGTCAAGCCGTCGGTATTCTGCTTACCGGTATGGGGAAGGACGGTGCTGCGGAATTAAAGTTGATGAGAGAAAAGGGGGCCGTCACGATTGTCCAGGACCAGGAAAGTTCCACTGTTTTCGGGATGCCGGGAGAAGCGGTCCGGCTTGATGCCGCCCGATACATCCTGTCTCCAGAAGAAATCGTCTCATTATTGGGAAACCTGATTAACGAAATCTCAGTTTTTTTCGGAGGACTTTATGGAAGAGAGAAAACCTATCGCGGAAATTCCACCTGAGATCCTCATCGTGGAAGACAGTCCGGTCCAGGCCGAAAAATTGAAATATATCCTGGAGGAACACGGGCTTGGGGTCGTCGCCGCCTCAAACGGGGTCCAGGCCCTCAAGGTGTTAAAGGAGGGGTACCGGCCCTTTCTGATTATCAGCGACATCATGATGCCGGAGATGAACGGCTATGAATTCTGTAAAGGGGTCCGGGAGAATAAAAGTTTCAATGATATTCCGGTCATCCTTTTGACTTCCCTGTCTGATCTGAAGGATATTATCCGGGGGTTGGAATGTGGTGCGAACAGTTTTATCGTAAAACCTTTCGATGAAAAAAATCTGATCTCCCGGGTTGAACAGATACAAGCGAATATCGATCTCCGACAAAGGCAAAAGGCAGATGGCTCCATCTCGGTATGTTTTTCAGGAGACACCTATCAGGTGGCGGCCGATAAAACCCAAATACTGGATTTTCTCCTTTCCACCTATGAAGACGCCTACCGGAAAAATATGGAGCTGATTCGGTTGGATAATGAACTCAGCTTATTGAATGAAGAGTTGGAAAAAAGGGTGGAAGAAAGAACGGCGGAACTGGAAAAGGTCAATGAAGAGATCAGACTGATGTCCCAGCAACTCTGGCAGGCCTCAAAACTGGCTACCATGGGAGAGTTGGCCGCCAGTATCGCCCATGAATTGAACAATCCCCTGGCC includes the following:
- the cheB gene encoding chemotaxis-specific protein-glutamate methyltransferase CheB — translated: MPDPRSLTPDPRPPIPDPRSPIRVLIVDDSPVVRELLAYILNSDPGIRVIGTAGNGEEALKAIQHEKPDVITMDIIMPKMDGFETTRTIMETNPIPIIIVTGSFNIREVGISFKATEVGALTIIQKPRGIGHPSHAKDARELIRMVKLMSEVKVIRRWPDKHRKTPALRRVIENGEKIDEIKLVAIGASTGGPPVIRQILSGLPKSFPWPVLIVQHIAEGFIDGFADWLNQSSSLPIHLAAHNAQPMAGHAYLAPDGRQMQVVMNGRIALIDDPPENGLRPSVSYLFRSVAHVYGRQAVGILLTGMGKDGAAELKLMREKGAVTIVQDQESSTVFGMPGEAVRLDAARYILSPEEIVSLLGNLINEISVFFGGLYGREKTYRGNST